Proteins co-encoded in one Ziziphus jujuba cultivar Dongzao chromosome 9, ASM3175591v1 genomic window:
- the LOC107427112 gene encoding E3 ubiquitin-protein ligase ATL31-like, which yields MSSVHHHRLSFTYAVKHEILTLFFLVLALPEIPHAGAQSSPNNDDHRHHDDDDDDGYPYTNQFTPSIAIIVVVLIAALFFMGFISIYIRRCNSGLNGENNVIAVGGGAGRSRRPRGLDRAVIDSFPTFVYSSVKGIKIGKGALECAVCLNEFEEEDTLRLIPKCDHVFHPDCIDAWLEKHTTCPVCRAQLAPQPNESVHADGSQTATTTTTTMAAADIETQNGDASTEQGVEQSGERDRQRQHEVLLETESEILEYLRAKLNRNRRSKSTRRLFNRSHSTGHLMIKPGDDLERFTLKLPVEVRKQIINRKLHRATSLVVLPRDESKTMSCRSSSKRPEWLNRLYVSDRWIAPFFTRMLSRKVVAGDGEGTSTQPVLSAVQRSGSVQPPV from the coding sequence ATGAGCTCCGTTCACCACCACCGTCTGAGTTTCACGTACGCCGTAAAGCATGAGATTCTAACACTCTTCTTTCTCGTACTTGCATTGCCGGAGATTCCTCATGCCGGAGCTCAGTCGAGTCCCAACAACGACGATCACCGCCAccacgacgacgacgacgacgatggCTATCCTTACACCAATCAGTTCACGCCTTCAATAGCCATCATTGTAGTGGTCCTTATAGCCGCACTTTTCTTCATGGGATTCATCTCCATTTACATTCGCCGTTGCAACAGCGGACTCAACGGCGAAAACAATGTCATCGCCGTCGGTGGAGGCGCTGGGAGGTCCCGACGACCTCGCGGACTGGATCGTGCCGTGATCGATTCGTTTCCTACCTTCGTTTACTCATCGGTTAAGGGGATCAAAATAGGAAAAGGCGCGCTGGAATGCGCCGTGTGCTTGAACGAGTTCGAAGAGGAAGACACGCTCCGTTTAATCCCCAAATGCGACCACGTTTTTCACCCGGACTGCATCGACGCCTGGTTGGAAAAGCACACCACGTGTCCGGTTTGCCGAGCTCAACTCGCACCTCAACCGAACGAATCGGTCCACGCCGATGGATCACAGACCGCGAccacgacgacgacgacgatggCGGCTGCGGATATCGAAACTCAAAACGGCGACGCTTCGACGGAACAAGGAGTTGAACAGAGCGGCGAGAGAGATAGACAGAGACAGCATGAGGTATTACTGGAAACTGAATCGGAAATTTTGGAATACTTAAGGGCAAAATTGAACCGGAATCGTAGATCCAAATCCACGCGTAGACTGTTCAACCGGTCTCACTCGACCGGACACTTGATGATCAAACCGGGAGATGACTTGGAGCGGTTCACATTGAAGTTACCGGTTGAAGTTAGAAAGCAAATAATAAACCGGAAACTTCATAGGGCTACGAGCTTGGTGGTTTTGCCAAGGGACGAGAGTAAGACGATGTCGTGTAGGAGTAGTTCGAAGCGACCCGAGTGGTTGAACCGGTTGTATGTGTCGGACAGGTGGATCGCTCCGTTTTTTACGAGGATGTTATCGCGAAAAGTGGTGGCGGGTGATGGCGAGGGGACATCGACTCAGCCGGTTTTATCGGCAGTGCAACGAAGTGGTTCGGTTCAGCCTCCGGTTTAA